A single genomic interval of Daucus carota subsp. sativus chromosome 1, DH1 v3.0, whole genome shotgun sequence harbors:
- the LOC108193166 gene encoding LOW QUALITY PROTEIN: pentatricopeptide repeat-containing protein At5g64320, mitochondrial-like (The sequence of the model RefSeq protein was modified relative to this genomic sequence to represent the inferred CDS: substituted 2 bases at 2 genomic stop codons): MLKRLNLGCHFVKKVQSLYKNPIFTYCSSIGDDGNVVGNSDYKNGSSPETDWESLLEPFDIEQLRKSLNRLAPYQLNKLLQLPLDVPTSVDLFRKAGTQMGYTHTFDVYCTLINKLGAAGEFKLIDGLLLRMKDEGVVFQESLFISMMRHYGRAGLPGQSTRLLFDMRDVFSCEPSFRSYNVVLDILVAGDCPAVAPNIFYEMLHKGISPTVLTFGVVMKVLCMVNEVDSACSLLRDMTEHGCVPNSVIYQTLIHALCKVNRINDVIRYLEEMFLMGCTPDVDTFNDVIHGLCRAKRIPEGAKLVDRMLLXGFTPSKFTXGILMDGLCRTGQVDKARAILERVPEPNVVLFNTLINGYVANGQFDDANAVLRQGMPAVGCNPDIYTYNIIIRGLCSRKSFSLARNLMKEMEIMGCKPNLITYTSLINGFCKVGRLKEAEEAVREMSALGIRLNTVGYNCLINALAKDEKVKEALELYADMVNGGCKPDMFTFNSLICGLCRVDQVEDAPKLVPFPIILVLNLRILHTHG, encoded by the coding sequence ATGCTCAAAAGATTGAATCTTGGGTGTCATTTTGTCAAAAAGGTTCAATCTTTGtataaaaatccaatctttacaTATTGTAGTTCAATTGGGGATGATGGAAATGTTGTTGGTAATTCTGATTATAAGAATGGGTCATCCCCTGAAACAGATTGGGAAAGTTTGCTTGAACCATTTGACATTGAACAGCTTCGAAAGTCCCTTAATCGACTTGCACCGTATCAGCTTAATAAGTTGCTTCAACTCCCCCTTGATGTCCCTACTTCTGTGGATTTGTTCCGTAAGGCGGGTACTCAAATGGGGTATACTCATACATTTGATGTGTATTGTACTTTGATTAATAAACTTGGAGCGGCCGGGGAGTTTAAGTTGATTGATGGATTGTTGCTGCGGATGAAAGATGAAGGGGTAGTTTTTCAGGAGTCACTTTTTATTTCTATGATGAGGCATTATGGTAGAGCTGGTTTACCTGGTCAATCGACGCGGTTACTTTTTGATATGAGGGATGTTTTTAGTTGCGAACCTAGTTTTAGGTCTTATAATGTTGTTCTGGATATATTGGTTGCTGGGGATTGCCCGGCTGTTGCACCGAATATTTTTTATGAGATGTTGCACAAGGGGATTTCTCCAACTGTTTTAACGTTCGGTGTGGTGATGAAAGTGCTTTGTATGGTTAATGAGGTGGATTCTGCATGTTCACTTTTAAGAGATATGACAGAACATGGGTGTGTGCCGAATTCAGTTATTTACCAGACACTTATACATGCGCTTTGTAAGGTGAACAGAATAAATGACGTGATAAGATATTTGGAGGAAATGTTTCTGATGGGTTGCACACCTGATGTTGATACTTTTAATGATGTTATTCATGGTCTTTGCCGTGCTAAGAGGATACCTGAAGGTGCTAAATTGGTCGATAGAATGCTTCTCTGAGGCTTCACTCCTAGCAAGTTTACTTAAGGAATTTTAATGGATGGATTATGCCGAACTGGTCAAGTTGATAAAGCTAGAGCTATTCTGGAGAGAGTGCCCGAGCCTAATGTTGTTTTGTTCAATACTTTGATTAATGGTTATGTGGCCAATGGACAGTTTGATGATGCCAATGCTGTTTTGAGGCAGGGGATGCCCGCTGTTGGTTGCAATCCAGATATCTATACATATAACATAATCATCCGTGGTCTATGTTCGAGAAAATCTTTTTCTTTAGCACGAAATTTGATGAAAGAGATGGAAATTATGGGTTGCAAGCCCAACCTAATAACATACACGAGTTTGATCAACGGGTTCTGCAAGGTCGGCAGATTGAAGGAAGCAGAAGAAGCTGTCCGTGAAATGTCAGCATTGGGGATCCGCTTAAACACTGTTGGATACAACTGCCTGATAAATGCTTTAGCTAAGGATGAGAAGGTTAAGGAGGCTCTGGAACTATACGCTGACATGGTAAACGGAGGATGTAAACCAGATATGTTCACTTTCAATTCTCTGATATGTGGGCTCTGTAGGGTTGATCAGGTAGAAGATGCTCCTAAACTAGTGCCATTTCCAATTATATTGGTCCTAAACTTACGTATTCTTCATACACATGGATAA